The proteins below are encoded in one region of Apium graveolens cultivar Ventura chromosome 4, ASM990537v1, whole genome shotgun sequence:
- the LOC141718834 gene encoding serine/threonine receptor-like kinase NFP, with the protein MEVVFPLLCKCPNKALEEKGIKYLITYVWQPGNGILAVSSAFNASPVDILTENNYRNFSDAVCLPVLIPVSKVPVGLSSLGDPHMTKLVNLIIAILGSAIAFFILSALVIYIHRLYVKRKILKTNVSYTEFVQSKSGSIEPQIIKSNLLLKVSGCLDNPIIFDEKVIKEATMNLSDQHRIGGSVYKAMINGEVYAVKKFKDATEEIKILQRLNHANLVKLMGISSWNDEDCFLVYEYVENGSLDNWLFPSSPSSSNLLAFLTWTQRLDIALDVANGLQYMHEHSQPSIVHMDIRTSNILLNSNFKAKISNFYSAQPATCSKQLKEDVFAFGVILFELLSGRKAIEKSNNGETLKVWDKIRGVLEIEEKRAEKLERWMDEKLQGSYPIDTALNLVHLANACTLDIYIARPTMTEIVFNLSFLRQSSPEMYEGSWMSGSEPVESSEVFSPIIAR; encoded by the coding sequence ATGGAAGTTGTATTTCCTTTGCTCTGCAAATGTCCTAATAAAGCGCTTGAGGAGAAAGGAATCAAATATCTTATTACTTATGTATGGCAACCGGGGAATGGCATCTTGGCTGTAAGCTCTGCGTTTAATGCATCACCAGTTGATATTCTTACCGAAAATAACTACAGAAATTTTAGTGATGCAGTATGTCTTCCAGTTTTGATTCCAGTATCGAAAGTGCCAGTTGGTCTCTCTTCTTTGGGTGATCCCCACATGACCAAACTTGTGAATCTCATTATTGCTATTTTAGGCTCAGCAATAGCTTTTTTTATTTTGTCAGCCTTGGTTATCTACATTCATCGGTTATACGTGAAAAGGAAAATACTGAAAACAAATGTTTCATACACAGAATTTGTTCAATCGAAGAGCGGAAGTATTGAGCCTCAGATAATTAAGAGTAATCTACTGCTTAAGGTCTCAGGTTGTCTAGACAATCCAATAATATTTGATGAGAAGGTGATCAAGGAGGCAACGATGAACCTAAGTGATCAACATAGGATTGGGGGATCAGTGTACAAAGCAATGATCAACGGTGAGGTCTATGCTGTGAAAAAATTTAAAGATGCTACGGAAGAAATAAAAATATTACAGAGGTTAAATCATGCAAATCTGGTGAAGCTAATGGGTATATCATCTTGGAATGATGAAGATTGCTTTTTGGTTTACGAGTACGTTGAAAATGGATCACTTGATAATTGGTTATTTCCATCCTCACCATCTTCCTCAAACTTGCTTGCATTCCTTACCTGGACTCAGAGGTTAGATATAGCTCTAGACGTTGCCAATGGCCTACAATACATGCATGAACATTCGCAACCTAGCATAGTGCACATGGATATACGGACAAGTAACATACTTCTTAACTCCAATTTTAAGGCAAAAATCTCAAATTTCTACTCCGCCCAACCTGCTACTTGCTCAAAACAGCTTAAAGAAGATGTGTTTGCTTTTGGAGTTATTCTCTTTGAATTACTTTCGGGGAGGAAGGCCATAGAGAAAAGCAATAATGGTGAAACTCTGAAGGTATGGGATAAAATAAGAGGGGTTTTGGAAATTGAAGAGAAGAGAGCGGAGAAGCTAGAGAGGTGGATGGACGAAAAATTGCAGGGCTCGTACCCTATTGATACTGCTCTGAATTTAGTACATCTAGCTAATGCTTGCACGTTAGACATATATATAGCCAGACCAACTATGACAGAGATAGTCTTTAATCTCTCATTTCTCCGACAATCATCTCCTGAGATGTATGAAGGGTCTTGGATGTCAGGATCAGAGCCAGTAGAATCTTCTGAAGTCTTTAGTCCTATAATAGCTCGttaa
- the LOC141718829 gene encoding lysM domain receptor-like kinase 4, with translation MYQFSLNLFILVGILISGVYAQQNYSGPSVWDCNSTDEAGPSPAFLYTCNGEKKPCRAFLTFRPQPPYASVANISKLTSSDPSELARINNVSKFAVFKPNVEVIVPITCSCSGQYYQADTSYILAEHDTYYTVSTNNFQALTTCDSVSRQNPYDPLELKIGTKLQIPLRCACPTKKQQIDGINFLLTYGVIDDETVTQISDSFKVKRTGVTYANGLSEEASVLYGETTILIPLEKEPVGPRTRIKSSSLKSKKVVLTGIVTGISVAVFCLVLFLFYTRSKHRAYDHTKQKRELPRDLLAGVAHHVDQNCLKVFDFDELEEATENFSPENKLGTSVYHGVLRGKMLAVKRMSRDISREVHILKRINHFNLIALYGACEHGNMLYLVYELMENGCLKEWLRKKTSPNIHSWNCRIRIALDVANGLLYLHNFTSPAYVHKDINSSNILLNRDLRAKIANFSLARSADTGENGNSSIKFSMETKGYKAPEYLEANMVSPKVDIYAFGVVLLELITGREVVWKQDGEEILLSEAVLAIMNEGDTETKLQEFIDPCLQMEHPLGYIIDQTDLMMRMINLSVACLQVEPSRRLSASKVVSTLMKIQMDALRPEFSSM, from the coding sequence ATGTATCAGTTTTCTCTAAATTTGTTCATACTCGTTGGGATTTTAATTTCAGGTGTATATGCCCAACAAAATTACTCAGGTCCGTCGGTGTGGGACTGCAATAGCACTGATGAAGCAGGTCCATCTCCGGCTTTTCTTTACACGTGTAATGGTGAAAAGAAACCATGCCGGGCTTTTTTAACCTTCAGACCTCAACCTCCTTATGCTTCAGTGGCCAACATATCCAAGCTCACATCTTCAGACCCGTCAGAGCTTGCTCGAATTAACAATGTTTCTAAATTTGCAGTCTTTAAACCGAACGTAGAAGTGATTGTTCCTATTACTTGTTCATGTTCTGGTCAATACTATCAGGCTGACACCTCCTATATTCTTGCTGAACATGACACCTATTATACAGTGTCTACCAATAATTTTCAGGCCTTGACAACTTGTGATTCTGTTAGTCGTCAAAATCCTTATGATCCATTGGAGTTGAAGATTGGCACCAAATTGCAGATACCTCTTAGATGTGCCTGTCCGACAAAGAAACAACAAATTGATGGCATAAATTTTCTTCTGACATATGGAGTTATTGATGATGAAACTGTAACACAAATCAGTGACAGTTTCAAAGTAAAGAGAACAGGTGTAACTTATGCCAATGGGCTATCTGAAGAAGCATCAGTTCTTTATGGGGAAACAACTATACTGATTCCATTGGAAAAGGAGCCTGTAGGCCCTCGAACAAGAATTAAGTCTTCCTCTTTAAAATCAAAGAAGGTAGTTCTCACTGGAATTGTAACTGGTATTTCTGTCGCTGTTTTCTGTTTAGTATTGTTTCTATTCTATACGCGTAGCAAACATAGAGCATATGATCATACAAAGCAGAAAAGGGAATTACCACGAGATCTTTTAGCTGGTGTTGCTCATCATGTTGACCAAAATTGCTTAAAAGTGTTTGATTTTGATGAGTTAGAGGAGGCCACTGAAAATTTTAGCCCTGAGAACAAATTGGGCACTTCTGTTTATCACGGGGTTCTTCGTGGGAAGATGTTAGCCGTTAAAAGGATGAGCAGGGATATTTCTAGAGAGGTTCACATTCTCAAGAGGATCAACCACTTTAACTTGATTGCACTATATGGCGCCTGTGAGCATGGTAATATGTTGTATCTTGTTTATGAGCTAATGGAAAATGGTTGCTTGAAGGAATGGCTCAGGAAAAAGACTAGCCCTAATATTCATAGTTGGAATTGCAGAATTCGTATTGCTCTGGATGTAGCTAATGGACTCTTGTATCTGCATAACTTCACCAGTCCAGCATATGTGCACAAGGACATCAATAGTAGCAATATATTACTCAATAGAGATCTAAGAGCCAAAATTGCTAACTTCAGCTTAGCAAGATCAGCGGACACAGGAGAAAATGGAAACTCCTCCATTAAATTTTCTATGGAGACAAAAGGCTACAAGGCACCCGAATACTTAGAAGCTAACATGGTGTCACCCAAGGTGGATATTTATGCATTCGGGGTTGTTCTGCTGGAATTGATTACAGGTAGAGAAGTTGTTTGGAAGCAGGATGGAGAAGAAATATTGCTGTCTGAAGCAGTACTTGCAATTATGAATGAAGGAGATACCGAAACTAAGCTTCAGGAATTCATCGACCCCTGTCTGCAGATGGAGCATCCACTTGGTTACATAATTGATCAAACTGATTTGATGATGCGGATGATAAACTTAAGTGTCGCCTGTTTACAAGTGGAACCCTCGAGACGATTGTCTGCGTCTAAAGTGGTTTCAACTCTGATGAAGATCCAGATGGATGCTCTGAGACCAGAATTCTCATCCATGTAG